From the Phreatobacter oligotrophus genome, one window contains:
- a CDS encoding MarR family winged helix-turn-helix transcriptional regulator has translation MALDLGPLDGHIGYLLRRAQLAVFADIMTGFASHGISPADYSVLTVIAGNPGAGQSQVAERLGIQKTNFVPQIRRMEERGLVARTPSPTDRRSMSLTLTPEGEVLLAELHRTAQAHVDRMRAHLGPEAYEALREPLMRLAAIGPG, from the coding sequence ATGGCGCTGGATCTCGGCCCCCTCGACGGCCATATCGGCTATCTCCTGCGGCGCGCGCAGCTCGCCGTCTTTGCCGACATCATGACGGGTTTCGCCAGCCATGGCATCTCGCCGGCCGATTATTCGGTGCTGACCGTCATCGCCGGCAATCCCGGCGCCGGGCAGAGCCAGGTGGCCGAGCGGCTCGGCATCCAGAAGACGAATTTCGTCCCGCAGATCCGCCGGATGGAGGAGCGCGGCCTTGTCGCGCGCACCCCCTCGCCCACCGATCGCCGGTCGATGAGCCTGACATTGACGCCCGAGGGCGAGGTGCTTCTCGCCGAGCTGCACCGCACCGCACAGGCCCATGTGGACCGGATGCGCGCCCATCTCGGGCCGGAGGCCTATGAGGCGCTGCGCGAGCCGCTGATGCGGCTCGCCGCCATCGGACCGGGCTGA